In the Naumovozyma dairenensis CBS 421 chromosome 4, complete genome genome, one interval contains:
- the LIH1 gene encoding putative lipase (similar to Saccharomyces cerevisiae YJR107W; ancestral locus Anc_7.497) produces the protein MFAFTSKKSFVITLLITLFQFCSSSKMKPDLIPSSDFQDTNSVSSRQQYQANSKKIVKITNPTYERLVYFSKMSGMTSCITQDTIIPGKTLNQGGCPSTIRFCYDPLLNPTCSDTWIAAVLTAESGELGTGYVAIDHEKKVVICAFRSSTTIQDWFSDFEISPTKWNPVCVDEYKKMIERGIIKECKDCMIHRGFSKFSRTLGRFFLNKLENILRQYPDYHSIVTGHSLGAALASMAGIELRLRGYEPSVITYATPRLFNNEMKEWVDELFHSKELHDTYVSKGEMKLDKGYYRIIHTRDYIPMVPPFYEPAGLEIFIDKISLPHYIEDLSYIGLASEEASKQSIRDDLIEKVEEWLRTEEHRSYFINLAGCNGF, from the coding sequence ATGTTTGCCTTTACGTCCAAGAAGAGCTTCGTTATAACGCTGTTAATAACATTATTTCagttttgttcttcttctaaaatGAAACCCGATCTCATTCCTTCAAGCGATTTTCAAGATACCAATTCTGTATCATCACGGCAACAATATCAAGCTAATtcgaaaaaaattgtaaagATAACAAATCCTACCTATGAAAGATTAGTTTATTTTAGTAAAATGTCTGGAATGACAAGTTGTATTACGCAAGATACAATAATACCCGGGAAAACATTAAACCAAGGTGGATGTCCCAGCACTATTAGATTCTGTTATGATCCATTATTGAATCCCACTTGTTCCGATACATGGATCGCCGCAGTGTTAACTGCGGAATCAGGTGAATTAGGTACTGGTTATGTGGCCATTGATCATGAAAAGAAAGTTGTTATTTGTGCCTTTAGAAGCTCTACAACTATACAAGATTGGTTTAgtgattttgaaatatctcCAACCAAATGGAACCCTGTTTGTGTGGATGAgtacaaaaaaatgatcGAACGTGGAATAATTAAAGAATGTAAGGATTGTATGATTCACAGAGGGTTTTCAAAATTCAGTAGGACTTTAGGTAGATTTTTCCTTAATAAATTGGAGAATATTTTAAGGCAATATCCTGACTATCATTCAATCGTCACTGGCCATTCATTGGGGGCAGCATTGGCCTCAATGGCCGGAATTGAGCTAAGATTAAGAGGTTATGAACCATCTGTTATCACATATGCTACACCAAGGTTGTTTAACAACGAGATGAAAGAATGGGTAGACGAGCTTTTTCATTCCAAAGAACTTCATGATACATACGTCTCAAAGGGtgaaatgaaattagaCAAAGGTTATTATCGAATTATTCATACAAGAGACTACATTCCAATGGTCCCACCATTCTATGAACCCGCAGGGTTAGAAATCTTTATCGACAAAATTTCTCTTCCCCATTATATTGAAGATCTCAGTTATATAGGTCTTGCCTCTGAAGAAGCATCTAAACAAAGTATTCGTGATGATttgattgaaaaagttgaaGAGTGGCTCCGCACTGAAGAACATCGTTCTTATTTTATAAATCTTGCTGGTTGTAATGGAttctaa
- the NDAI0D00350 gene encoding DUF5137 domain-containing protein (similar to Saccharomyces cerevisiae Anc_7.495 (Scer_YGOB_Anc_7.495); ancestral locus Anc_7.495), which translates to MEGNDTVEEYYLNRLSSKDLEQQQQFKKLQEQQIYQRNSQAQQNMSVVKIVQAEQASTTNGQKRVRNNMDVISYKRMKS; encoded by the coding sequence ATGGAAGGAAATGATACTGTGGAGGAGTACTATTTAAATAGACTAAGTTCCAAAGATCTCGagcagcaacagcaatttaagaaattacaGGAGCAACAAATATATCAGAGAAATTCACAAGCTCAACAAAATATGTCTGTAGTAAAGATAGTTCAAGCGGAACAAGCAAGTACCACGAATGGACAGAAGAGAGTACGAAATAATATGGATGTTATCAGTTATAAACGAATGAAGAGTTGA
- the CPA2 gene encoding carbamoyl-phosphate synthase (glutamine-hydrolyzing) CPA2 (similar to Saccharomyces cerevisiae CPA2 (YJR109C); ancestral locus Anc_7.494): MTSIYKSTEPSVSTFNTPSYNPQLVEGVNSVLIIGSGGLSIGQAGEFDYSGSQAIKALKEAEKKTILINPNIATNQTSHSLADKIYYLPVTPEYITYIIERERPDAILLTFGGQTGLNCGVALDKNGTLKKYNVKVLGTPIQTLITSEDRDLFAQALKEINIPIAESIACETIDQALDAAEQVKYPVIVRSAYALGGLGSGFANNAEEMKQLASQSLSLAPQILVEKSLKGWKEVEYEVVRDRVGNCITVCNMENFDPLGIHTGDSMVFAPSQTLSDEEYHMLRSAAIKIIRHLGVIGECNVQYALQPNGLDYCVIEVNARLSRSSALASKATGYPLAYTAAKIALGYTLPELPNPITKTTVANFEPSLDYIVAKIPKWDLSKFQYVDRSIGSSMKSVGEVMAIGRNYEEAFQKALRQVDPSLLGFQGSNEFGDKLDEALSVPTDRRVLAIGQALIHENYTVEKVHDLTKIDKWFLHKCMNIVKMYKELEQVEKLNDLTQDILQRAKKVGFSDKQIASSIKDPNVNEFDVRKLRKSFGIIPFVKRIDTLAAEFPATTNYLYTTYNATKSDVEFDEHGMLVLGSGVYRIGSSVEFDWCAVNTAKTLRNEGKKTIMINYNPETVSTDFDEVDRLYFEELSYERVMDIYELESSEGCIISVGGQLPQNIALTLFNNGCNILGTSPIDIDRAEDRHKFSSILDSIEVGQPDWSELSSVEEANVFAAKVGFPVLIRPSYVLSGAAMSVVNNEEELKNKLTLASDVSPDHPVVMSKFIEGAQEIDVDAVAYKGHVLIHAISEHVENAGVHSGDASLILPPQTLSDKVKADLKEIADKVAVAWKITGPFNMQIIKDGDKPLKVIECNIRASRSFPFVSKVLGTNFIEIAVKAFLGGDKVPKPVDLMLGKKYDYVATKVPQFSFTRLAGADPFLGVEMASTGEVASFGKDLLESYWAAIQSTMNFHVPLPDCGILLGGDLSKDYLGQVAAILAPLKYKLYVTNEAAQKYILQHIGETAGSIVKIIEFPKNDKRKLRELFQKYDIKAVFNLASKRAENTDDVDYVMRRNAIDFAIPLFNEPQTALLFAKALNAKLAEKMKILESKEVIIPSEVRSWEEFVGFRPM; the protein is encoded by the coding sequence ATGACCTCAATTTATAAATCAACAGAACCATCTGTGTCCACCTTCAATACACCATCATATAATCCTCAATTAGTTGAAGGTGTGAATTCAGTACTAATCATCGGTTCAGGTGGTCTATCCATCGGTCAAGCAGGTGAATTCGATTACAGTGGTTCTCAAGCAATTAAAGCTCTAAAAGAAGctgaaaagaaaactatATTGATTAATCCAAATATCGCTACTAATCAAACTTCTCATTCGTTAGCTGACAAAATCTATTACCTACCTGTCACTCCCGAATATATCACTTACATCATCGAACGTGAAAGGCCGGATGCTATCCTTTTAACATTCGGTGGTCAAACTGGTCTAAATTGTGGTGTAGCATTAGATAAAAATGGTAccttaaagaaatataacGTTAAAGTCCTAGGTACTCCAATCCAAACTTTAATCACATCTGAAGATAGAGACCTTTTCGCTCAAGCATTAAAGGAAATCAACATCCCAATCGCTGAATCCATCGCTTGTGAAACCATAGATCAAGCCTTAGACGCAGCTGAACAAGTAAAATACCCTGTCATCGTTAGATCCGCATACGCCCTTGGTGGTCTAGGTTCTGGATTCGCCAACAATGCTGAAGAAATGAAACAATTAGCTTCACaatctttatcattagCACCACAAATCTTAGTGgaaaaatcattgaaagGTTGGAAAGAAGTTGAATATGAAGTCGTTAGAGATAGAGTAGGTAATTGTATCACAGTATGTaatatggaaaatttcGACCCATTGGGGATCCATACCGGTGATTCAATGGTATTCGCTCCATCACAAACTTtatctgatgaagaatatcATATGTTAAGATCAGCTGCCattaaaatcattagaCACCTTGGTGTCATTGGGGAATGTAACGTTCAATACGCTTTACAACCTAATGGATTGGATTATTGTGTCATTGAAGTTAACGCTCGTTTATCACGTTCATCTGCTTTGGCTTCCAAAGCTACAGGTTATCCATTGGCTTATACTGCCGCTAAGATTGCTCTTGGTTATACTTTACCGGAATTACCAAATCCAATTACAAAGACTACTGTCGCTAATTTCGAGCCTTCATTAGATTATATCGTAGCTAAGATTCCAAAATGGGATTTATCTAAATTCCAATATGTGGATAGATCAATTGGATCCTCAATGAAATCTGTGGGTGAAGTTATGGCTATCGGTAGAAACTATGAAGAAGCTTTCCAAAAGGCTTTGAGACAAGTGGATCCTTCTTTGTTAGGTTTCCAAGGTTCAAATGAATTCGGtgataaattagatgaagCTTTATCCGTTCCAACTGATAGAAGAGTCTTAGCTATCGGTCAAGCTTTAATTCATGAAAATTATACCGTGGAAAAAGTTCATGATTTAACTAAGATTGATAAATGGTTCTTACATAAATGTATGAACATCGTTAAGATGtataaagaattagaacaagttgaaaaattaaatgatctAACTCAAGATATTTTACAAAGAGCTAAGAAAGTTGGGTTCTCTGATAAACAAATCGCTTCATCCATTAAGGATCCAAatgttaatgaatttgacgtaagaaaattaagaaaatcATTCGGTATTATCCCATTTGTTAAGAGAATCGATACTTTAGCTGCAGAATTCCCAGCTACCACAAATTATCTTTACACCACTTATAATGCTACAAAGAGCGATGTGGAATTTGATGAACATGGTATGTTAGTCCTTGGTTCAGGTGTTTACCGTATTGGTTCATCTGTAGAATTCGATTGGTGTGCTGTTAACACTGCCAAGACATTGAGAAATGAAGGTAAAAAAACTATTATGATCAATTATAACCCAGAAACTGTTTCTACTGATTTCGATGAAGTTGATAGATTATATTTCGAAGAATTATCTTATGAAAGAGTTATGGATATTTACGAATTAGAAAGCTCAGAAGGTTGTATCATTTCCGTTGGTGGTCAATTACCACAAAATATCGCATTAACTCTATTCAACAATGGTTGTAATATCTTGGGTACAAGTCCTATTGATATAGATAGAGCTGAAGATAGACATAAGTTCTCCTCCATTTTAGATTCCATTGAAGTTGGTCAACCAGATTGGAGTGAACTAAGTTCCGTTGAGGAAGCTAACGTCTTTGCCGCTAAAGTTGGGTTCCCTGTATTAATTCGTCCATCATACGTTCTTTCTGGTGCCGCCATGAGTGttgttaataatgaagaagaattgaaaaataaattaaccTTAGCATCTGATGTGTCTCCTGATCATCCTGTCGTTATGtctaaatttattgaaggCGCACAAGAAATTGATGTTGATGCAGTTGCTTATAAGGGTCATGTCTTGATTCATGCTATCTCTGAACATGTAGAAAACGCTGGTGTCCATTCCGGTGATGCTTCTCTCATCTTACCACCACAAACTTTATCTGATAAAGTCAAGGCTGATTTAAAGGAAATTGCTGATAAAGTTGCTGTTGCATGGAAAATTACAGGTCCTTTTAACATGcaaattatcaaagatGGTGATAAACCATTAAAGGTTATCGAATGTAACATTAGAGCTTCCAGATCATTCCCATTCGTGTCTAAAGTGCTAGGTACAAACTTTATCGAAATTGCAGTGAAGGCATTCTTAGGTGGTGATAAAGTCCCAAAACCTGTTGATTTAATGTTGGGTAAAAAATACGATTACGTTGCCACTAAAGTGCCacaattttctttcacAAGATTGGCAGGTGCTGATCCATTCTTAGGTGTTGAAATGGCATCTACTGGTGAAGTCGCCTCCTTCGGTAAAGATCTATTAGAGAGTTATTGGGCTGCCATTCAAAGTACAATGAACTTCCATGTTCCATTACCTGACTGCGGTATTTTGTTAGGTGGAGATTTATCAAAGGACTATTTAGGTCAAGTAGCCGCCATACTGGCTCCACTAAAATACAAACTTTATGTTACAAATGAAGCTGctcaaaaatatattcttcaacatATAGGTGAAACGGCTGGTTCTATAGTAAAGATAATTGAATTTCCAAAGAATGATAAGAGAAAATTACGCGAATTATTCCAAAAGTATGATATTAAGGCTGTTTTCAACTTGGCTTCTAAGAGAGCAGAAAACACAGATGATGTCGATTATGTTATGAGAAGAAATGCAATTGATTTCGCCATCCCATTATTCAACGAACCGCAAACTGCATTATTGTTTGCAAAGGCTTTGAATGCTAAATTAGCagaaaagatgaaaatactAGAGTCGAAAGAAGTCATAATTCCAAGTGAAGTTCGTAGTTGGGAAGAATTTGTTGGTTTTAGACCAATGTAA
- the NDAI0D00370 gene encoding uncharacterized protein (similar to Saccharomyces cerevisiae MOH1 (YBL049W); ancestral locus Anc_7.492), which yields MGLRYTSYIERPSNLTFKEKKRSSYNSISNNRSRNENVGTNRSGIFSSAPSPIPPPRHLRYENGAFRIVRTPSSVVTTSLIYPHLNHESSTRSYRNGRRNHRNHQNRHTVFSPTDNDFNSIYNNQYDENGNGNENENDEYYDEDEDGEGVEHDNMLFDNRMSGITRSIAPSNGSISLKKFMTFGCRHCRTHLSSSNEIMSKDYRGKTGDAYLMDHVVNVIEGTMETRPMITGEYLVCDILCHWCKNLVGWKYIQSEMNDQKFKEGKYILELETICLCD from the coding sequence ATGGGATTACGGTACACATCATACATTGAAAGACCTTCAAATTTAACAtttaaagagaaaaaacGTTCATCATACAATAGCATTAGTAACAACCGATCTCGTAATGAAAACGTAGGAACAAATCGAAGTGgtatattttcatcagcTCCATCTCCAATTCCACCACCAAGACATCTTCGTTATGAAAATGGTGCCTTTAGAATCGTGAGAACTCCATCATCAGTGGTCACTACTTCATTGATTTATCCTCATTTAAATCATGAATCCAGTACCAGATCATATCGAAATGGTCGTCGCAATCATCGTAATCATCAAAATCGTCATACTGTATTCTCTCCCACAgataatgatttcaattcaatctataataatcaatacGATGAAAATGGGAAtggaaatgaaaatgaaaatgatgaatattatgatgaagatgaagatggtgAAGGAGTCGAGCATGATAATAtgttatttgataatagaATGTCTGGGATAACAAGATCAATAGCACCATCTAATGGTAGTATTAGTCTTAAGAAATTCATGACATTTGGATGTCGTCATTGTAGGACAcatttatcatcatctaatgaaattatGTCCAAAGATTATAGAGGCAAGACTGGAGATGCATATTTGATGGATCATGTGGTTAATGTTATTGAAGGTACTATGGAAACAAGACCAATGATTACGGGGGAATATTTGGTTTGTGATATCTTATGCCATTGGTGTAAGAATTTAGTTGGTtggaaatatattcaaagtGAAATGAATGatcaaaaattcaaagaaggGAAATATATCTTGGAGTTGGAAACTATTTGTCTTTGtgattaa